From a single Candidatus Bathyarchaeota archaeon genomic region:
- a CDS encoding SDR family oxidoreductase — protein MIDNIIREDIEKIKTNVKGDDAFAEKKVLVTGGAGFIGSWICDVLLDFGANVTVVDDLSTGRIKNIDHLMDNKNFKFIQTDVCHFQSQEKFDYVLHMAGHASPDEYQKHPIETLQTSALGTFAMAELSRKNDAVLLFSSTSETYGDTEVIPTPETYWGKVNPIGPRSCYDEGKRFAEALLMAYNNQYGLDVRVPRIFNSYGPRLREDGLYGRALSRFVLQALTNQPITVYGDGKQTRSFCYISDTVTGLLLLTTNPKANGEVVNVGNTKEITILELAQKIKEVTNTKSEIEFYPLPKDDPKRRCPDTQKLQTIVNWKPNVSLEEGLIRTVRWFKR, from the coding sequence ATGATTGACAACATTATCAGAGAAGACATAGAAAAAATAAAGACCAACGTAAAAGGTGACGACGCATTTGCTGAGAAGAAGGTGCTGGTGACTGGCGGAGCAGGGTTCATCGGCAGCTGGATATGCGACGTTCTGTTAGACTTTGGCGCGAACGTCACCGTCGTTGACGACCTTTCAACCGGAAGGATAAAAAACATAGATCACTTGATGGACAACAAGAACTTCAAATTTATACAAACCGATGTATGCCATTTTCAAAGTCAAGAAAAGTTTGATTACGTCCTTCATATGGCTGGACACGCATCACCCGACGAATACCAAAAACACCCAATCGAAACCCTACAAACCAGCGCTTTAGGAACCTTCGCCATGGCAGAGCTATCCAGAAAAAATGATGCTGTGTTATTGTTCTCTTCCACATCTGAAACTTATGGCGACACAGAAGTAATTCCAACACCAGAAACTTATTGGGGAAAAGTGAATCCGATTGGCCCGCGTTCCTGCTATGACGAGGGCAAACGATTCGCTGAAGCACTACTTATGGCTTACAACAATCAGTATGGATTGGATGTCAGGGTTCCTAGAATCTTCAATTCTTACGGCCCACGCTTAAGAGAAGACGGACTATACGGAAGAGCCCTATCACGGTTTGTTTTACAGGCGTTAACTAATCAACCAATAACTGTATATGGTGACGGTAAACAGACGCGGTCGTTCTGTTACATAAGCGATACGGTGACAGGACTTTTACTGCTAACAACCAATCCTAAAGCTAACGGCGAAGTAGTCAACGTTGGCAACACTAAAGAAATTACCATTTTAGAGCTTGCACAGAAGATAAAAGAAGTTACTAATACGAAGTCAGAAATAGAATTCTATCCTTTACCAAAAGATGACCCAAAAAGACGCTGCCCAGATACACAAAAACTCCAAACTATAGTAAACTGGAAACCTAATGTAAGCTTAGAAGAAGGGTTAATACGAACAGTCCGATGGTTCAAACGATAA
- a CDS encoding SDR family oxidoreductase yields the protein MKLLVTGASGKLGRELIKVFPDSYHPVHEQLEITDRPRVFDFVKENLPEAIIHCAAITGIRECEENKELAWQVNVRGTENIVDACIKYNKFCYFIYVSTACVFNGDKGAYKESDLPQPKNFYSLTKLLSEFIVKRAELSKWLIIRTNFVAREKWPYPKAFVDRYGTYLFADDLAIAIKSVVDKQFTGILHVCGKEKLSMFDLAKVTTHDIKPMTLDEYIGPPLTRDMSLESERITAFNITK from the coding sequence ATGAAACTATTAGTTACAGGTGCTAGTGGAAAATTGGGACGCGAACTCATCAAAGTTTTCCCAGATTCCTACCATCCTGTTCATGAACAACTCGAAATAACAGATAGACCTCGTGTGTTTGATTTCGTAAAAGAAAATTTGCCTGAAGCAATAATACATTGTGCAGCCATTACTGGAATTAGGGAGTGCGAGGAAAATAAAGAACTTGCATGGCAAGTAAATGTTAGAGGTACAGAAAATATTGTGGATGCATGTATCAAATATAATAAATTCTGCTATTTCATATATGTATCCACAGCTTGCGTCTTTAATGGCGATAAAGGTGCTTATAAAGAAAGTGACTTACCGCAACCTAAAAATTTTTACTCTTTAACAAAACTTTTAAGTGAATTCATTGTAAAGCGCGCGGAACTATCAAAATGGCTCATTATTAGAACAAACTTTGTTGCTAGAGAAAAATGGCCGTATCCTAAAGCATTTGTGGATCGTTATGGAACCTACCTTTTTGCTGACGATTTGGCAATAGCTATAAAATCTGTTGTCGATAAACAATTCACAGGCATACTTCATGTTTGTGGCAAAGAGAAATTATCAATGTTCGATTTGGCAAAAGTAACCACACATGATATTAAACCAATGACATTAGACGAATATATTGGCCCTCCCCTAACGCGCGATATGAGTTTGGAGTCAGAGAGGATAACAGCATTCAATATCACTAAATAG
- a CDS encoding polysaccharide biosynthesis protein, giving the protein MNEIIAKYLEDKNILITGGTGSFGNTIIRYLLKFKPSRIIVYSRDEAKQYEMQNSFQGNCLEFLIGDVRDYPRVFEATRGVDVIYHAAALKQVPNCEFQPFEAVQTNIIGAENIRKAAIANDVSVVVSVSTDKAVKPVNVMGMTKAIQEKIMLNPGNKNPNTKFVCVRYGNVVGSRGSVIPLFKQRIKNNEFLPVSNYQMTRFLLTLDEAIELVFQATVEGKTGQLFVKKMPACKIIDLAKAMSYAMTKRKDYPIKEVGIRPGEKIHEVLVSEEELRRAVETKNNYIVYQHGQIDEPKLFRNINEYSSNNTDMLSSEQIIELLKNQGWIQ; this is encoded by the coding sequence ATGAATGAAATAATCGCCAAATATCTTGAAGACAAAAATATTTTAATTACCGGTGGAACAGGCAGCTTTGGAAATACAATTATTCGATATTTATTGAAATTTAAACCATCTCGTATTATAGTATACAGTCGTGATGAGGCTAAACAGTACGAAATGCAGAATAGCTTTCAGGGCAACTGTTTAGAATTCTTAATTGGGGATGTTAGAGATTATCCGCGAGTCTTTGAGGCAACCAGAGGCGTAGACGTAATCTATCATGCGGCAGCACTTAAACAAGTGCCCAATTGTGAATTTCAACCATTTGAGGCTGTACAGACAAATATAATCGGTGCAGAAAACATAAGAAAGGCTGCTATTGCTAATGACGTTTCCGTTGTGGTCTCAGTAAGTACAGATAAAGCGGTTAAACCAGTAAACGTCATGGGCATGACCAAGGCAATACAAGAAAAAATAATGTTAAACCCTGGGAACAAAAATCCGAATACCAAATTTGTGTGTGTACGCTATGGAAACGTTGTAGGTAGTCGTGGAAGTGTTATTCCTCTCTTTAAGCAGAGAATAAAAAATAACGAATTTTTACCCGTCTCAAATTATCAAATGACACGGTTCTTGTTAACCCTAGACGAAGCTATCGAATTAGTATTCCAAGCTACTGTTGAGGGCAAAACAGGCCAACTTTTCGTCAAAAAGATGCCTGCCTGTAAAATAATAGACTTAGCTAAGGCGATGAGTTACGCAATGACTAAAAGGAAGGATTACCCAATAAAAGAGGTCGGTATTAGACCCGGCGAGAAAATTCATGAAGTGTTGGTTTCGGAGGAAGAATTAAGGCGGGCTGTCGAAACTAAGAATAATTATATTGTTTATCAGCACGGGCAAATTGATGAGCCGAAATTATTTAGGAATATAAATGAGTACTCTTCAAACAATACAGATATGCTTAGTTCGGAACAAATTATTGAATTGCTAAAAAATCAAGGCTGGATTCAATGA
- a CDS encoding sugar phosphate nucleotidyltransferase, with amino-acid sequence MVRKVIIPAAGLGTRLFPATKEQPKEMLPIFSKTNNGDMIVKPVVQLVFEQLHEADLREFCFIVGRGKRGIEDHFTPDIGCVRNLEGMGKNGQASDLGGFYNKLETSTIMWVNQPEPKGFGNAVLMAQPFVQNESCLVHAGDSCIISKNMDYLKRLLEGFERFNADAAFLVLEIDNPKQYGIVEGEEVEPGFIRVKSVVEKPEKPKTNLAIMAMYIFRPVIFKALEATKPGKNGEIQLTDAIQKLVDWGLKVYAVKLDKDYMHLDIGSPERYWEALELSYQQFCERKTK; translated from the coding sequence ATGGTGCGCAAAGTAATTATTCCCGCCGCAGGACTAGGCACTCGCCTTTTCCCAGCCACCAAAGAGCAGCCTAAAGAAATGCTCCCAATATTTTCAAAAACAAACAATGGCGACATGATTGTCAAACCGGTTGTGCAACTAGTTTTTGAACAACTCCATGAAGCAGACTTGAGAGAGTTCTGTTTTATTGTTGGAAGAGGCAAAAGAGGCATCGAAGACCACTTCACACCCGACATTGGATGCGTAAGAAACCTTGAAGGAATGGGAAAAAATGGCCAAGCATCTGACCTCGGAGGATTTTACAATAAACTGGAAACTTCTACTATAATGTGGGTTAACCAGCCAGAACCGAAAGGATTTGGCAACGCAGTTTTAATGGCTCAACCCTTTGTACAAAACGAAAGCTGCCTAGTTCACGCAGGAGACAGCTGTATCATATCAAAAAATATGGATTACCTAAAAAGGCTCCTTGAAGGGTTTGAGCGGTTTAACGCGGACGCCGCCTTCCTCGTATTAGAAATCGACAACCCCAAACAGTACGGCATAGTGGAAGGAGAAGAGGTGGAGCCAGGCTTTATTCGGGTAAAATCGGTTGTTGAGAAACCCGAAAAGCCAAAGACTAACTTGGCAATAATGGCGATGTATATTTTTCGCCCAGTAATCTTCAAAGCCTTAGAAGCAACTAAACCAGGCAAAAACGGCGAAATCCAGCTAACCGATGCAATCCAGAAACTCGTAGATTGGGGACTAAAAGTCTATGCAGTAAAATTAGACAAAGACTATATGCACTTAGATATCGGTAGCCCCGAACGATACTGGGAAGCATTAGAATTATCATACCAGCAATTTTGTGAGAGAAAAACAAAATGA